In a genomic window of Meleagris gallopavo isolate NT-WF06-2002-E0010 breed Aviagen turkey brand Nicholas breeding stock chromosome 1, Turkey_5.1, whole genome shotgun sequence:
- the LOC100538505 gene encoding soluble scavenger receptor cysteine-rich domain-containing protein SSC5D-like, translating to MSCFLSAMLSVTNMRLILLPCLWASLTGVLRADVVNSTLDVRLVDGPNRCSGRVEVLHNDVWGTVCDEGWDLREARVVCRQLGCGTALSSPKKSKYGEGKGQIWLSGLDCKGTEGSLFKCKSKAWGENACNHVEDASVECSEKEIPDPGPLRLVGGPNRCAGRVEVLHEEQWGSVCHDEWDINDAQVVCKQLGCGDAVLAPIAAKFGRGTDTIWLDDVNCTGLEASLSECQARPWGDHNCYHGEDASAICSDSGITISTSVRLVGGPNRCSGRVEVLHNDVWGTVCDDNWDLREAKVVCKQLGCGTALSALPESKYGEGKGQIWLSDVNCTGTKGSLTECEAKPWGENVCNHVEDASVECSETDISEIGPVRLVDGPNKCAGRVEVLHENRWGSVCDDYWDMKDAKVVCKQVGCGSPLSALGGARYGRGPDVIWLDDVNCEGTEESISDCKARPWGEHDCYHGEDASVFCTVNKNLEETETS from the exons ATGTCCTGCTTCCTCTCTGCAATGCTCTCTGTGACCAACATGAGGCTCATCCTCCTGCCATGTCTTTGGG cttcccTTACAGGAGTCCTGCGGGCAG ATGTAGTCAACAGCACACTTGATGTTCGCCTGGTGGATGGTCCAAACAGATGCTCTGGAAGAGTCGAGGTGCTTCACAATGATGTCTGGGGGACTGTTTGTGATGAAGGTTGGGATTTACGGGAGGCCAGGGTGGTGTGCAGACAGCTGGGCTGTGGAACAGCATTATCATCCCCCAAGAAGTCAAAAtatggagaagggaagggccAGATCTGGCTGAGTGGTTTGGACTGCAAAGGGACAGAAGGGTCCCTCTTCAAATGCAAGTCAAAGGCATGGGGAGAGAATGCCTGCAACCATGTGGAAGATGCCAGTGTGGAGTGCTCAG aaaaagaaatacctgATCCAGGGCCACTTCGTCTGGTGGGAGGCCCAAACCGATGTGCTGGAAGAGTTGAGGTTCTTCACGAAGAGCAGTGGGGCAGCGTGTGCCATGATGAATGGGATATCAATGATGCTCAAGTTGTGTGCAAGCAACTGGGTTGTGGGGATGCAGTGCTGGCCCCAATTGCAGCAAAGTTTGGGCGAGGAACTGACACCATCTGGCTGGATGATGTGAACTGCACAGGGTTGGAAGCATCTCTCTCTGAATGCCAGGCAAGGCCGTGGGGGGACCACAATTGTTACCATGGGGAAGATGCCAGTGCAATTTGTTCAG ATTCAGGGATCACCATCTCCACTTCAGTTCGCCTGGTGGGAGGCCCAAACCGCTGCTCTGGGAGAGTTGAGGTGCTTCACAACGATGTCTGGGGGACCGTGTGTGATGACAACTGGGATTTACGGGAGGCCAAAGTGGTGTGCAaacagctgggctgtgggacagccctATCAGCCCTGCCGGAGTCAAAatatggagaaggaaaaggccAAATCTGGCTGAGTGATGTGAACTGCACAGGGACAAAAGGATCTCTCACTGAGTGTGAAGCAAAGCCGTGGGGAGAGAATGTCTGCAATCATGTGGAAGATGCCAGTGTGGAGTGCTCAG AGACAGATATTTCTGAGATTGGACCAGTTCGGCTTGTGGATGGCCCAAACAAATGCGCTGGAAGAGTTGAGGTTTTACACGAGAATCGTTGGGGTAGTGTGTGTGATGACTACTGGGACATGAAGGACGCCAAGGTGGTTTGCAAGCAGGTGGGCTGTGGGTCGCCACTGTCAGCCTTGGGAGGTGCTCGCTATGGCCGAGGGCCAGATGTCATCTGGCTGGATGATGTGAATTGCGAAGGGACAGAAGAAAGCATCTCTGACTGTAAGGCAAGGCCGTGGGGTGAACACGACTGCTATCACGGAGAGGACGCTTCTGTTTTCTGCACAG TTAACAAGAATCTGGAGGAGACAGAAACATCGTGA